One window of bacterium genomic DNA carries:
- a CDS encoding LysM peptidoglycan-binding domain-containing M23 family metallopeptidase, translating to MVFAFLLTALAAAPARADEAVYTVRPGDNLTLIAQRFGVDVGAVRQRNDLAGDLIRVGQTLHLGVPFGRGGQAPAWRHPVERTGPVLRPFGPYKAGGILMPRTGVELACAVGSRLLAPAHGVVRFSGVMEGYGHLIILEHAARWATVLGPCDPDHVAVTAGQAVLAGDELGRTGPPPVDGDEPYVHLELRHRDEAVAPDRLHR from the coding sequence ATGGTCTTCGCGTTCCTGCTCACGGCGCTCGCCGCCGCGCCCGCCCGCGCCGACGAGGCCGTCTACACCGTCCGCCCCGGCGACAACCTCACCCTCATCGCCCAGCGCTTCGGCGTCGACGTGGGGGCGGTGCGTCAGCGCAACGATCTCGCGGGCGACCTCATCCGCGTGGGCCAGACCCTCCACCTGGGCGTGCCCTTCGGCCGGGGCGGCCAGGCGCCGGCCTGGCGCCATCCCGTCGAGCGGACGGGCCCCGTTCTGCGCCCCTTCGGTCCCTACAAGGCGGGCGGCATCCTCATGCCGCGCACCGGTGTCGAACTGGCGTGCGCCGTGGGCAGCCGGCTGCTGGCCCCGGCCCACGGCGTCGTCCGCTTCAGCGGCGTCATGGAAGGCTACGGCCACCTCATCATCCTCGAGCACGCCGCCCGCTGGGCCACCGTCCTCGGTCCCTGCGATCCGGACCACGTGGCGGTCACCGCCGGGCAGGCCGTCCTCGCCGGCGACGAACTCGGCCGCACGGGCCCGCCGCCCGTCGACGGCGATGAACCCTACGTCCACCTCGAACTCCGCCACCGCGACGAAGCCGTGGCGCCGGACCGGCTGCACCGCTGA